Proteins from a genomic interval of Osmia bicornis bicornis chromosome 11, iOsmBic2.1, whole genome shotgun sequence:
- the LOC114877770 gene encoding probable 39S ribosomal protein L49, mitochondrial has translation MAALRLFTRSRPLMIIIQDSGQFKSINNTLPNIFQVQKRWGSYRTAPICQDPAQYTDYEVTKDPEEWKYVESLLKRKTIPAPSFEKKEYPSGWKPPVSNPGDYPYYIPRTKNYMQPIYLVITFRGTRRVTVLRKIQGDIWKLKSELTKYLHVNTNKPIGVRVNELIGEIRFRGDYVTLVKNWLDEKGF, from the exons ATGGCTGCCCTTCGGCTTTTCACACGCTCCAGACCTTTAATGATTATTATACAAGATTCTGGTCAATTTAAATCGATAAATAATACTTTACCGAATATCTTTCAg GTGCAGAAAAGATGGGGAAGCTATAGAACGGCTCCTATATGTCAAGATCCTGCGCAATATACAGATTATGAGGTAACAAAGGATCCAGAGGAATGGAAATACGTAGAATCTCTGCTTAAACGTAAAACCATACCTGCCCCTTCTTTTGAAAAGAAAGAGTATCCATCAGGATGGAAACCACCTGTTT CAAACCCAGGAGATTACCCTTACTATATACCCAGGACAAAAAATTATATGCAACCTATTTATCTCGTGATTACGTTCCGAGGAACACGACGGGTAACTGTTCTTCGCAAAATTCAGGGAGATATTTGGAAATTGAAATCtgaattaacaaaatatttacatgTAAATACGAATAAACCAATTGGTGTACGAGTGAATGAACTTATAGGGGAAATTCGATTCAGAGGCGATTATGTGACTCTCGTTAAAAACTGGTTAGATGAAAAGGGATTTTAA